The Amycolatopsis sp. DG1A-15b genome window below encodes:
- a CDS encoding TIR domain-containing protein produces MKQAFVSYARADEERVQQIVARLEDAGISCWFDQRDIPVSVPWLEEVRDAILRSAVFVGCESLSWYASQACLIEKAAADEFGKRIVHVDVVDQAPADSATKIHHVVLAQSDNDRAHTDLLVRSSVWDRRGRRPHDLAGGVALRAHRRVAKDQDRAFTGAARAFLDASVRRHRRRAWLSRLGGLVLAVTALVTFVFVDARRQAAENLAQVAARYTDTAMVHAQLERDPYDGLRAATAFAAGLKPSAYFGLLGLQDAVNTPLPDRSTELPGATIAGFATGTVSAEPMLYAADGKAGPSEADWPTAVSAVAASADGQVTVVTGPGGTTARVRSRPVSVPCPGVAAVSGSGAAVGFADGEDVCVWQPFDGTKQRWQVTGGVSALAVSPDGGRIAVVHSGYSRVEVRGSATGTVYRALPTTGVVRFSPDGRTLAVGQGTEVQLWDLATGVRKADLRGGTGVVRGLAWTADGKQLWAIAGDHRLTRWSWRRGERLYDDPRTWFVALSDVGHDGGFLAVTQAGTVLTADTHTHQTSTLRKTSAIRVITAAVDPAHTMVVLGSADVLTLADLPDGQETAVPVDDCTPSSITFVGVSPTAVVACSGGDVLAIDTKSAKITARVPVPDDGASTVAAARGGEVYVATGVGTVQRTDVSLRDLTPVYKAEVDHAYWQDIAISADGRTMALVGDGTGDVGHFLVGSRNADGGWAWNRLLLPVRPGQQSRAVTLNHDGSLGAIGLSDGTVEYWLPQAGNPGTVYTETPGTVRGMAFTEDGRQVVAVTRDGAADVLPGCGSCGNSQALITDANRVLADAVRMGLTKP; encoded by the coding sequence ATGAAGCAGGCGTTCGTCTCCTACGCCCGGGCGGATGAGGAACGGGTCCAGCAAATCGTGGCCCGGTTGGAGGACGCCGGGATCAGCTGCTGGTTCGACCAGCGCGACATCCCGGTGTCGGTGCCGTGGCTGGAGGAGGTCCGCGATGCGATCCTCCGGTCCGCGGTCTTTGTCGGCTGTGAATCCCTGAGCTGGTATGCCTCGCAGGCCTGTCTTATCGAAAAGGCGGCCGCCGACGAGTTCGGCAAGCGGATCGTCCACGTCGACGTGGTCGATCAGGCGCCCGCCGATAGCGCAACCAAGATCCACCACGTCGTGCTGGCCCAGTCCGACAACGACCGCGCGCACACGGATCTGCTCGTCCGCAGCTCGGTGTGGGACCGCCGGGGGCGGCGGCCGCACGACCTGGCCGGTGGCGTCGCATTGCGCGCGCACCGGCGCGTCGCCAAGGACCAGGATCGCGCGTTCACCGGCGCCGCCCGGGCCTTCCTCGACGCGAGCGTGCGGCGGCATCGGCGTCGCGCCTGGCTGAGCCGGCTCGGCGGGCTGGTGCTCGCCGTGACCGCGCTCGTGACCTTCGTGTTCGTCGACGCGAGGCGGCAGGCGGCCGAGAACCTGGCGCAGGTAGCCGCCCGGTACACCGACACCGCGATGGTGCACGCCCAGCTCGAGCGCGACCCATACGACGGCCTCCGGGCCGCCACCGCCTTCGCCGCCGGGCTGAAACCGTCCGCCTATTTCGGGCTCCTGGGCCTGCAGGACGCCGTGAACACCCCATTGCCCGACCGGTCCACCGAACTGCCCGGCGCCACGATCGCCGGTTTCGCGACCGGCACCGTCTCAGCCGAACCGATGCTGTACGCCGCCGACGGCAAGGCCGGACCGTCTGAAGCGGACTGGCCAACAGCGGTCTCCGCGGTCGCAGCGAGCGCCGATGGCCAAGTCACCGTGGTGACCGGCCCGGGCGGAACCACGGCCCGCGTCCGGAGTCGTCCGGTCTCGGTCCCGTGCCCTGGCGTCGCGGCGGTCTCCGGCTCGGGCGCGGCGGTCGGCTTCGCCGACGGTGAAGATGTCTGCGTCTGGCAACCATTCGACGGCACTAAGCAGCGGTGGCAAGTGACCGGCGGCGTCTCGGCGCTAGCCGTATCCCCCGACGGCGGGCGGATCGCCGTGGTGCACAGTGGCTACTCCCGCGTCGAAGTGCGGGGTTCCGCGACCGGAACGGTGTACCGGGCGTTGCCGACGACCGGAGTGGTTCGCTTCTCACCCGACGGTCGGACGCTGGCCGTCGGCCAGGGCACCGAAGTGCAGCTCTGGGATCTCGCGACGGGCGTGCGCAAGGCAGACCTGCGCGGCGGCACGGGAGTGGTGCGCGGCCTCGCATGGACCGCGGATGGTAAGCAGCTCTGGGCCATCGCGGGCGACCACCGGCTGACGAGATGGTCGTGGCGCCGCGGCGAGCGGCTGTACGACGACCCGAGAACCTGGTTCGTCGCGCTCTCGGACGTCGGCCACGACGGCGGCTTCCTCGCCGTCACCCAGGCCGGCACGGTGCTCACAGCCGACACGCACACCCACCAGACCAGCACGCTGCGCAAGACGTCGGCCATCCGCGTCATCACCGCCGCGGTTGATCCCGCACACACCATGGTCGTCCTCGGCTCCGCCGATGTCCTCACGCTCGCCGACCTGCCGGACGGCCAGGAGACCGCGGTGCCCGTCGACGACTGCACCCCGTCGTCGATCACGTTCGTGGGCGTCAGCCCGACGGCCGTGGTGGCGTGCTCGGGCGGCGATGTCCTGGCGATCGACACGAAGTCGGCGAAGATCACCGCACGAGTGCCGGTCCCCGACGACGGCGCGTCCACGGTCGCAGCGGCGCGCGGCGGCGAGGTCTACGTGGCCACCGGGGTCGGTACGGTCCAGCGGACCGACGTTTCGCTCCGCGACTTGACGCCGGTGTACAAAGCCGAGGTGGATCACGCCTACTGGCAGGACATCGCGATCTCGGCAGACGGCCGCACCATGGCCCTGGTCGGCGACGGGACCGGGGACGTTGGCCACTTCCTCGTCGGCTCGCGAAACGCCGACGGCGGCTGGGCGTGGAACCGGCTGCTGCTGCCGGTCCGGCCGGGCCAGCAGTCGCGCGCGGTCACGCTCAACCACGACGGCTCTCTCGGTGCGATCGGCCTCTCGGACGGCACCGTCGAATACTGGCTCCCCCAAGCCGGCAACCCTGGAACGGTGTACACAGAAACGCCGGGAACGGTCCGCGGAATGGCATTCACCGAGGACGGCCGTCAGGTAGTAGCTGTGACCAGAGATGGCGCGGCGGACGTGCTGCCCGGGTGCGGGTCGTGCGGCAACAGCCAGGCGCTGATCACCGATGCGAACCGGGTACTGGCCGACGCTGTCCGGATGGGCCTGACTAAACCGTGA
- a CDS encoding toll/interleukin-1 receptor domain-containing protein — protein MSDETLTRYRAFISYNWADKSQAISLQRRLERFAVPRPVRHLLLESEPDLSSRRVWPIFRDDDEMTASGALDERLTSAIDRSAAMVLVASPTAAESKYVNLEVGEFIRAHGTDRLAIVVVRGSLDLDPPLPPAVRESGHELLWVDCRGKRIDRRSLVRVVAAVLGLNFDTLWRRHVRRRRKVIALWGAIAVAVMALVGNAIIGQRAAEMRSPGNQESAFKSWFVSEAVAKSKDTADPLSETTVDYQILRTEDLNGDGLLDFFVLEKNMCGSGGCITDVFLTKKIGSYVEVWESLGSSTPRTRKLADGSLDIVSSEELVSGQQIYSVYKLRGEKYVLKQYEFCDGIIYEMCDKPVTIEALPRKNGLTIAPGIVVHERPEAGSRPASIGAGASSVADGSQDMYSARVLGVLPGKQWYLVDIWKGSAGFVSADSING, from the coding sequence GTGAGCGACGAAACTTTGACCAGGTATCGAGCATTTATTTCCTACAACTGGGCTGATAAATCGCAAGCGATTTCATTGCAGCGAAGACTGGAGAGGTTCGCCGTTCCACGACCAGTCCGGCACCTTCTCCTGGAATCCGAACCCGATCTGTCGTCTCGCCGGGTGTGGCCCATCTTCCGCGACGACGACGAAATGACGGCGTCTGGCGCTCTGGACGAGCGGTTGACCTCTGCGATCGATCGATCGGCGGCCATGGTTCTCGTGGCCTCACCGACTGCGGCTGAGTCAAAATACGTCAACCTCGAAGTGGGTGAGTTCATCCGTGCACACGGTACCGACCGACTCGCGATCGTCGTTGTTCGCGGAAGTCTTGATCTCGATCCGCCGTTGCCGCCAGCAGTACGCGAATCTGGCCATGAGTTGCTGTGGGTGGATTGCCGTGGAAAGCGAATCGACCGACGTAGCTTGGTGCGAGTCGTGGCCGCTGTCCTCGGGCTCAATTTCGATACGCTTTGGCGGCGCCATGTCAGGCGTCGCCGCAAGGTCATCGCTTTGTGGGGTGCCATTGCGGTGGCGGTCATGGCATTGGTCGGCAATGCGATAATAGGCCAGCGTGCTGCTGAGATGCGTTCGCCGGGGAATCAGGAGTCGGCATTTAAGAGCTGGTTCGTTTCCGAGGCTGTCGCCAAGAGTAAAGACACCGCCGACCCGCTCAGTGAAACTACGGTAGATTACCAGATTCTTCGTACCGAAGACCTGAACGGCGATGGCCTACTCGACTTTTTCGTGCTGGAAAAGAATATGTGCGGCTCCGGAGGTTGCATTACTGATGTATTCCTGACGAAAAAGATTGGAAGCTACGTCGAGGTGTGGGAGAGTCTCGGATCGAGCACGCCTCGGACGAGGAAGTTGGCCGACGGATCGCTGGACATCGTAAGCTCGGAAGAGCTTGTCAGCGGCCAGCAGATATATTCCGTTTACAAATTACGAGGAGAGAAATATGTTCTCAAGCAATACGAATTCTGCGACGGAATCATCTATGAGATGTGTGACAAACCTGTAACGATCGAGGCGCTACCTCGAAAAAATGGGCTGACCATTGCGCCGGGAATCGTGGTGCATGAGCGACCCGAGGCAGGCTCTCGCCCGGCCTCGATAGGCGCAGGTGCAAGTAGTGTCGCTGACGGCTCGCAGGATATGTATTCAGCGAGAGTGCTGGGGGTGCTTCCTGGAAAGCAATGGTATCTAGTTGACATATGGAAGGGGTCGGCTGGCTTCGTCTCTGCCGACTCGATTAATGGGTGA
- a CDS encoding TIR domain-containing protein, which translates to MPDQKTVFIAFAKEDEASRNLFNGQRLLVRSPYGYTDMSVKEPYESEWKAKVRTRIRRSDGVIALISSSTPKADGQLWEIKCAVEEDKPLLGIWLGQYRVKPAEMGSARCTAWTWDTIAAFIDGL; encoded by the coding sequence ATGCCAGATCAAAAAACGGTGTTCATCGCCTTCGCTAAGGAGGATGAGGCGAGCCGGAACCTGTTCAACGGGCAGCGGTTGCTGGTGCGGTCGCCCTACGGGTACACGGACATGTCGGTGAAGGAGCCCTACGAGAGCGAGTGGAAGGCCAAGGTCCGGACCCGGATCCGCCGCTCGGACGGGGTGATCGCGCTGATCAGCTCGAGCACGCCGAAGGCGGACGGGCAGCTGTGGGAGATCAAGTGCGCGGTAGAGGAGGACAAGCCGCTGCTGGGCATCTGGCTGGGACAGTATCGGGTCAAGCCTGCGGAGATGGGGTCCGCGCGGTGCACAGCATGGACGTGGGACACGATCGCCGCGTTCATCGACGGGCTGTAG
- a CDS encoding caspase family protein, producing MDVGHDRRVHRRAVAMRRALLVGIDHYDHQRPLTGCVNDATALQPLLARNEDSTKNLDCRLLTGTVTRNDLLGGVRALLAGGADFALLYFAGHGAPVDGDVALVTSDGQGETPGVLFSEVLTIARKSQVKEIVVILDCCFSGGAGIVAALTDAAVLRSGMSILTASRGDQYSAEAGGRGLFSTHLEGALEGGAADVLGHVTVAGLYAYVSECFDAWEQRPTFKANVDRLHDLRRCEPSVPLPTLHKLLEWFPDPAHHYQLDPTYEPDKSQSGLDPHPEHEEIFDQLQKCRANKLVEPVDHQHMYFAAMESGSCRLTPLGRHYWQMAKRGTL from the coding sequence ATGGACGTGGGACACGATCGCCGCGTTCATCGACGGGCTGTAGCCATGCGGCGCGCTTTGCTGGTCGGAATCGACCACTACGATCACCAGCGGCCGCTGACCGGGTGCGTCAACGACGCGACGGCGCTGCAGCCGCTGCTCGCCCGCAACGAAGACTCCACCAAGAACCTCGACTGCCGATTGCTGACCGGGACGGTGACCCGCAACGACCTGCTGGGCGGTGTGCGGGCCCTACTGGCCGGCGGCGCGGACTTCGCGCTGCTGTACTTCGCCGGCCACGGCGCGCCTGTAGACGGCGACGTGGCCCTGGTCACCAGCGACGGCCAGGGTGAGACGCCCGGGGTCCTGTTCTCCGAGGTGCTGACGATCGCCCGGAAATCGCAGGTCAAGGAGATCGTGGTGATCCTTGACTGCTGCTTCTCCGGCGGCGCCGGCATCGTCGCCGCGCTGACCGACGCGGCCGTGCTGCGCAGCGGGATGTCCATCCTGACCGCCAGCCGCGGCGACCAGTATTCCGCCGAGGCCGGCGGCCGCGGCCTGTTCTCCACCCACCTGGAAGGAGCACTCGAGGGTGGCGCTGCCGACGTGCTGGGCCACGTCACCGTCGCCGGTCTCTACGCCTATGTCTCGGAATGCTTTGACGCCTGGGAGCAGCGGCCGACGTTCAAGGCCAACGTCGACCGGCTGCATGACCTGCGACGATGCGAGCCGTCGGTGCCGTTGCCCACGCTGCACAAGCTGCTGGAGTGGTTCCCCGATCCAGCGCACCACTACCAGCTCGATCCCACCTACGAGCCAGACAAGTCGCAGTCCGGACTGGACCCGCACCCCGAGCACGAGGAGATCTTCGACCAGCTTCAGAAGTGTCGGGCAAACAAACTGGTCGAGCCGGTGGATCATCAGCACATGTACTTCGCAGCGATGGAGAGCGGCAGCTGTCGGCTGACCCCGCTCGGACGACACTATTGGCAGATGGCCAAGCGAGGGACCCTGTGA
- a CDS encoding DUF6338 family protein, translating into MIATFQGLLVAVLALLPGAAYTFALERVTTGYGVSFSDRLVRFLAASAVMHALLAFGEYWVYRYLVVERRLVNGTANLWLLEALALAYVLGPIMVGSFVGWGHKKHKKWGKLLVGAAIEPRAWDYLWRRADRAIVRIKLKSGIWLAGYRGEAPNGRRSYASAHPEEGDLYLPLSFTINPSSGELTLDENRRPVPVPGESGLLVRWTEVEYLDIKEF; encoded by the coding sequence GTGATCGCCACCTTCCAGGGACTGCTGGTGGCCGTGCTGGCGCTGCTGCCCGGCGCGGCCTACACCTTCGCGCTGGAACGAGTCACCACCGGCTACGGGGTCAGCTTCTCCGACCGCCTCGTGCGGTTCTTGGCCGCCTCCGCGGTGATGCACGCGCTGCTGGCCTTCGGGGAGTACTGGGTCTATCGGTACCTGGTCGTCGAGCGACGGCTGGTCAACGGGACCGCCAACCTGTGGCTGCTGGAGGCCCTGGCCTTGGCCTACGTGCTAGGCCCGATCATGGTGGGCAGCTTCGTGGGCTGGGGCCACAAGAAGCACAAGAAGTGGGGGAAGCTGCTGGTGGGGGCGGCCATCGAGCCCCGGGCTTGGGATTACCTGTGGAGACGCGCCGACCGCGCGATCGTCCGGATCAAGCTCAAATCCGGGATCTGGCTGGCCGGCTACCGCGGCGAAGCTCCCAATGGCCGACGCAGCTACGCCTCCGCACATCCAGAAGAGGGCGACCTCTACCTGCCTCTGAGCTTCACCATCAACCCCTCCAGCGGCGAGCTGACGCTGGACGAGAACCGCCGCCCCGTGCCCGTGCCCGGGGAGTCCGGGCTGCTGGTGCGGTGGACCGAAGTCGAATACCTCGATATCAAGGAGTTCTAG
- a CDS encoding toll/interleukin-1 receptor domain-containing protein: MELENRLAGLLTAAGGTKVVTVDVSLVAALAEALAVDPAELSATVRALAEEYAGPAAASGIHGVDWRVDLPPATARAVVSDALVITFLRWFGFEGHSIADLSGAGNPLFSVDRVEVGTAVTRLHCTTSNAEPSGEQSKVIERLEQAGLHRSRGGEITLRPPGSVRTIHLVCGAPMSPDRVKVLVSYAHDDEAHKVAVGTLAELLVHNGIDVDLDLWAGPARKDWGSWATGCIENADFVLVVASPRYRHVGDGVVATSDNRGVQSEAALIRDLLHRDRAVWTAKLLPVVLPGRSIDEIPLFLQPYCGGHYVVAVLTQAGIDELLRRITAQPGHVRPPLGEVPVLPPYSTVAGEVTGQPLLATVRPGLPLVPVEDLDPFELDVHRAISLDVGDDALPALPRYVTRPHDRKLLEKVGQAIAGTSGIAILVGSSSTGKTRACFEAAKQLPTDWSVWHPISPTPPQALLDGLAEVPPRTVVWLDELQQYLLTSEPSLGEEVAARLRALLRDRRNAPVLVLGTIWPERMRTITSVDPAADLGSCTQAGQLVKDVQIAVPSRFDQAELAALGEAAQIDPRLRQALQHTRSREITQYLAGAPAMVERYQVAPAVAHVVIDVAADVRRLGYAGDVPWSFL, translated from the coding sequence GTGGAGCTCGAGAACCGGTTGGCCGGTTTGCTGACCGCCGCCGGTGGTACAAAAGTCGTGACCGTCGACGTCTCGCTGGTCGCCGCCTTGGCCGAAGCGCTGGCGGTGGATCCGGCCGAGTTGTCGGCGACGGTGCGAGCCTTGGCGGAGGAGTACGCCGGGCCGGCGGCGGCTTCCGGAATCCACGGCGTCGACTGGCGGGTCGATCTGCCGCCCGCGACGGCACGGGCGGTCGTCTCGGATGCCCTCGTCATCACGTTCCTCCGCTGGTTTGGCTTCGAGGGGCACTCCATCGCGGACCTGAGCGGCGCGGGGAACCCGCTGTTCTCTGTGGACCGGGTCGAGGTCGGAACCGCAGTGACCAGGCTGCACTGCACGACATCGAACGCGGAACCGAGCGGCGAACAGAGCAAGGTGATCGAGCGCCTCGAACAGGCCGGACTGCATCGATCGCGAGGCGGAGAGATCACGCTGCGGCCGCCTGGGAGCGTACGGACGATCCACCTCGTGTGCGGCGCGCCAATGTCACCTGATCGCGTGAAGGTTTTGGTGTCGTACGCACACGATGACGAGGCGCATAAGGTCGCCGTAGGCACCCTGGCGGAGCTGCTGGTGCACAACGGCATCGACGTCGACCTGGACTTGTGGGCCGGTCCCGCGCGCAAAGACTGGGGATCGTGGGCTACCGGGTGCATCGAGAACGCCGACTTCGTCCTGGTGGTGGCGTCGCCGAGGTACCGCCATGTCGGCGACGGCGTGGTGGCCACCAGCGACAACCGTGGCGTGCAAAGCGAGGCAGCGCTCATTCGAGACCTGCTCCACCGGGATCGCGCCGTCTGGACGGCCAAGCTGCTCCCGGTGGTGTTGCCGGGCCGTTCGATCGACGAAATCCCATTGTTCCTCCAGCCGTACTGCGGCGGCCACTACGTGGTTGCAGTGTTGACGCAGGCGGGAATCGATGAGTTGCTGCGCAGGATCACGGCTCAACCTGGTCACGTTCGCCCTCCGCTGGGTGAGGTGCCGGTTCTTCCGCCGTATTCCACCGTGGCCGGTGAGGTCACGGGACAACCGCTGCTCGCCACGGTCCGGCCCGGTCTTCCGCTCGTCCCTGTCGAAGACCTGGATCCGTTCGAACTCGATGTACATCGGGCCATCTCGCTGGATGTGGGAGACGACGCGCTACCAGCCTTGCCTCGATACGTGACGCGGCCACACGACCGAAAGCTTCTGGAAAAGGTGGGGCAAGCGATCGCCGGCACCAGCGGCATCGCGATCCTTGTCGGAAGTTCCTCCACGGGCAAGACCAGGGCCTGTTTCGAAGCTGCGAAACAGTTGCCGACGGACTGGAGCGTCTGGCATCCGATCTCGCCGACGCCGCCGCAGGCTCTGCTCGACGGGCTCGCCGAGGTGCCGCCCCGGACCGTTGTCTGGCTCGACGAGCTCCAGCAGTACCTCCTCACGTCCGAGCCCAGCCTGGGCGAAGAGGTGGCGGCTCGGCTTCGGGCTCTACTTCGAGATCGACGTAACGCACCCGTTCTGGTTCTCGGGACCATCTGGCCGGAGCGGATGCGGACGATCACCTCCGTGGATCCGGCGGCGGATCTCGGCTCCTGCACCCAAGCGGGACAGCTCGTCAAGGACGTTCAGATCGCGGTGCCCTCGCGCTTCGACCAGGCGGAGCTTGCTGCACTAGGCGAAGCAGCGCAGATTGATCCACGGCTTCGCCAAGCGCTGCAGCACACTCGATCTCGCGAAATCACCCAGTACCTCGCGGGCGCACCAGCGATGGTTGAGCGGTACCAGGTCGCCCCGGCAGTCGCGCACGTCGTCATCGACGTCGCCGCCGATGTCCGTCGGCTGGGTTACGCTGGTGACGTTCCGTGGTCGTTCCTGTAG
- a CDS encoding IS630 family transposase, giving the protein MARQPEVFARSLEPEEAQRLVKITRSTRDRVRLRRSGIVLASSQGRSAGEIAVMFAATEGYVREVIHAFNESGFAALSPKWRGGRPRKFGSAARDQICRIAACKPAALGLPFTTWSLAKLVEYLAEHARLVVSTETVRQILRKEGVSWQATKTWKASKDPDFIPKKTRILDLYDHPPTDGRVICVDEFGPLNLQPRPGRGWFPAGCPARMRATYTRTGGVRHMFAALDLASGQMFYRFRDRKRWPQFLDFCKQLRRRFPTGKLYLVCDNYDPHAKAEVTAWCAANGIELVYTPTNASWLNWIECEFTAVRYFTLDGSDYPSHAAQEAAIAGYLRWRNRHCHPKRRFAVNSKIRRPDYLPNVA; this is encoded by the coding sequence ATGGCGCGTCAGCCGGAGGTGTTCGCGCGGTCGTTGGAGCCGGAGGAGGCTCAGCGGCTGGTCAAGATCACGAGGTCGACCCGGGATCGGGTGCGGCTGCGGCGGTCCGGGATCGTGCTGGCCTCGTCGCAGGGCCGGTCCGCGGGAGAGATCGCGGTGATGTTCGCGGCGACGGAGGGGTATGTGCGGGAGGTGATCCACGCGTTCAACGAGTCCGGGTTCGCGGCGTTGTCCCCAAAATGGAGGGGCGGCCGACCTCGTAAGTTCGGGTCGGCCGCCCGTGATCAGATCTGCCGCATCGCCGCGTGCAAACCCGCCGCGCTGGGGTTGCCGTTCACGACGTGGAGCCTGGCCAAGCTGGTCGAGTATCTGGCCGAGCATGCGCGGCTGGTGGTGAGCACCGAGACCGTCCGGCAGATCCTGCGCAAGGAGGGCGTGTCCTGGCAGGCGACGAAGACCTGGAAAGCCAGCAAGGACCCGGACTTCATACCGAAGAAGACCCGCATCCTCGACCTCTACGACCACCCACCCACCGACGGGCGAGTGATCTGCGTCGACGAGTTCGGGCCACTGAACCTGCAACCACGCCCCGGCCGGGGCTGGTTTCCCGCCGGCTGCCCGGCCCGGATGCGCGCGACCTACACCCGCACCGGCGGGGTCCGGCACATGTTCGCCGCGCTCGACCTCGCGTCCGGGCAGATGTTCTACCGATTCCGTGACCGCAAACGCTGGCCGCAGTTCCTCGACTTCTGCAAGCAACTCCGCCGCCGCTTCCCCACCGGGAAGCTCTACCTCGTCTGCGACAACTACGACCCTCATGCCAAGGCCGAGGTCACCGCGTGGTGCGCGGCCAACGGGATCGAGCTGGTCTACACGCCCACCAACGCGTCGTGGTTGAACTGGATCGAGTGTGAATTCACCGCGGTCCGCTACTTCACCCTCGACGGCAGCGACTACCCCAGCCATGCCGCCCAGGAGGCCGCCATCGCCGGCTACCTGCGCTGGCGCAACCGCCACTGCCACCCGAAGCGTCGCTTCGCCGTCAACTCCAAGATCCGCCGACCGGATTACCTACCCAACGTTGCTTGA